AAAAGTGATTTCTCCTTCGAATCTTCAACAAACGTCCcacgtttggattgctattttttgaaaaaataaattgtAAAGATTTCTGATGTAGTATTTGACATAAACAGATAACTGAAAAATGTGTCGACAAAAAACGTAAAAATTACGTGCGCGTGTTTCTTCTTAAACAAGGAAAAAATTTCATGGCAAGAGATACGCGGTAGAAatttcaagttgatcaattatTAGCCACATAAAGTTTTTACCATACATCAGAAGCTAGGTGTTATAGAGTGACGAGACTTTAATTAATTTCTAATAATGTTTTACGTTGACTTTTATCCCAATTAATTACCAGACTAATTAAGCCCTCCGGATatgttagttaattaattaatttcatgCGATGCGAATACAATACTCTCGTATCATCAGTCATCACCAAAATATTTTCATTGTCAATACTCTGCAAAGACTTTTTATCATGGTTGACCACAAGCTGCAGGGGGTTCGCAAATGTATTATACCGCCAATTCATTTAGTTCCCCGTTATGAAAtctaaatttaaaaaagaacAAGTCTACGAAGATGTTTTACTTTTTGTTCTTTAACTCTAAAAAAAAACCTGTAATGGCAAGTTGAGGTATATATGCAGACACAATAAGTTGATTGGGCCTACGCGGCGCGGGATATCGAAATTCTTTGAACTTTATAACAGTTCTCTTCTAAACTCAGGAATTAGGCACGAAAGCACGTATAATGATATACATATTGATTAGTCAACATTGACCAAGTTATTTGAGGTTACTccggtcaaaaaaaaaaagaagctattTGAGGTTACTCCGGAAATTTAGGGTCCGTTCGCGTTGTTactttctgaaattttttttaaaaaatgtattgtaaatatttGATGTATGTCagatatataattaaaaaatatgttcataaaaaatgtaaaattttttgaagaaaaatggctttCCCATACAAATTATTATTAAGTAGACGGAAAATTCAGAATTTATTCAGATATACGACACGTGCTGCACATAaacatggaaaaaaaatatatatatataagatataTTTGTTCCTTAACACAGATAGAGAACCAAAGCATGTGTATAGAATAGAGGTCTATATGTAAATCCTACAAACAAATTGATATTAGATATTTGGATGCACTATTAGATTAGTTTAAGTACTTGAATGCTTGATTCGTGTAAACTACAAAATGAGACGCATTAACTCTTGCAACCACCTTGCAATCATGTGACTGTTTGGATACTATCATCATCTGCCAAAACATTTGattgaaaataaatatattttttttaaaaattttcgaATCATATTTTATCTCACGTAAATTACaccataaaaaaatattatttcaaaaaaaaattcaaataacatCCTATTCAAACAAGCAACAAGGCTCCCAAGTCCCGTCTTTGTTGAGACCAAATCAATAATGTAGGATGGCATTTCTTCGTTTTTGGGGCAAGGAATGGCGTTTTTGGTAAACACTCCTatattgaatgatttccaattgAGATACATGTTCAACAACTTCTAGCTCCTAGAGATGGAAATTGACAGTATATAATACAAAGTATTAGCAGATAGGAGCATGCAagacaaaatttatttattttttccccgGATGAAGGAGCACGCAAGACTTTAATTCTAGTATATCCTCaagcaaaaataattttaaaaaaaaagaaaaatagcaacaATAAAATCAAAGTCAGAGAGACAAAAATTGTCAGGAAATATTTTATTTAGGATGACCTGTACAGTGGCAACTTGGCATGTGATTTCTTCTTTTgagaaaccaagagagagaggagaCCTTCCCTGGACTCGTATTCCATTCCCAccggaagagaaaaaaaaaaaaaaaaaaagatttcaagCAATACTACAACGACTAATCAAATCAAAGTCTGCCAACAGCGCAGTTTCCAAGCAATGCGCTCTCTTAATAAGTTTCTCTATAGAGCGTGCGACCAAACCCAAAGCTCATTCAAACTTCTCAATCCGACCATATATATTTTACTCATCATCTCTCTCTGCCTCTTCAACTAATTCTATATTCTATTCACCCCAGGAGAAGCCTTTAGCCCATCCTCGGCTGCTTCttcaagaaaaataggaaaaagaaaaaaggagaccccccccccccccccggcccCAAACACACACAAACACGCATTATTGattccttcttcatttttcctaaCCATAGCCACCTCCAGCCATCTTCCTCCTCCATCCCATCTCTGGTTGGATAGCTCATTAGTCAGATGGGATTGTTTCTGACAGCAAGAATCAGCAAAGTATTCATCTTTCTTTGCTGTCTGCTGGCCATTTCTGAAGCTGATAAACTCAAAACTTTTAGTAAACAGTATGGGAACACCTTTAATCAGACTGACAGTGAGTACTTCATGGTTGAAGCGCCAGCAATGATCAGCAATGGAGCCCTTCAGGTAACCCCTGATAGCCTATCAGATGACTTCAGCAAAGCAAATAAATCAGGAAGAATCCTCCTGAAACAGTCCTTTAAGCTGTGGAATGATGGTGATGACATCCCATCCAATGAAACCAGGGTTGCCTCTTTCAACTCCTCATTTCTTGTCAACCTGTATCCGGCTAATAATTCGTCAGGTGAAGGCCTCACATTCTTGATTGCTCCCGGCCTGGATTTGCCTCCACCCAACAGTTTTGGCCAGTTTCTTGGCTTGACAAATGCTACAACTGATGGAAACTCCAGCAACAAAATAGTTGCGGTCGAGCTCGATACATTCAAGCAAGACTTTGATCCTGATAACAATCATGTAGGCCTCGATATTAATGGTGTCCGATCTAATATATCTGCATCCTTGACGCCCCATGGCATAACTCTTGTTCCGCCTGCTCCTAACGCAAGCTTCCATAACGTATGGGTAGAATATGATGGGGTCAAGAAGATCATTGAAGTCTACATTGcagaacaagaaaaacaaaatgggTCGACCCCTCCTCACCCGAGCTCACCTATAATAAGATCGCATCTTGACTTGAGGGGCGTTCTGAATCAGGATTCCTATTTCGGGTTCTCTGCTTCTACTGGGAACACTGCTGAGCTCAACTGTGTACTGCGTTGGAATTTAACAATTGAGTACTATCATGAAGAAAACCAATGGCTGAGGATTGTTCTTGGGGCGGGAGTACCAGGGCTGGTGCTGCTGCTGGTGGGGGCAGCTTGGTTGGGATACTATTTCCATAAAAGGCGAGTCGAACGATCGAAATCAAACATTCTTGGAGCGCTCAAGAGCCTGCCTGGAAGTCCGAAGGAGTATGAGTTTAAAGAATTGAAGAAGGCTACCAATAGTTTTGATGAGAAACACAAGCTTGGACAAGGGGGTTACGGTGTTGTGTACAAAGGATTCTTGACCAGTGAAAATTTGGAAATTGCTGTTAAGTGGTTTTTGAGGGATAACATCAAGGGTCAAGATGATTTTCTTGCTGAGCTTACTATAATTAATCGTCTTCGGCATAAGCATCTTGTTAAATTGCTAGGTATGTCTTTCGCACCTTTGCTTAATTATGCATCAATATTGCATTTAACTTGCATCTTTGTCTATTGGCCTCATGACAACACTGATTGATTTAAGCGGCTTTTGAGAATCTTACTCATGTTTCATCCTTCCATTGATGCATTACTTTTTTCATGGATGCTAATAGATACTTGATCGCTTCGATGTAGATGTATAATAATTGTTCCCGACTGCTGATTGTCAACTTCAATGGGATTAAAACTATTCCATGCTTTTTGATTTCTTATACTGCTGATTACTGTACAGAACAAGTTTAGTGAACTGCTTTAATTAGATAAGTGTCTGAGAGTTGTGGTTGATGAAGTTTGTTCACTAATCTAATTTATCATCAGTCTCAATCTGATGAGTTCATGGTACAAATTAGTCAATTAATTTGTCGTCAAGACCAATAACTTGGACTACATCACAATGGATGGAATACAACTCTCAAGTgatagagaagaaaaaaaaaaaaaaaaaacttttcaaaggaAAGGGATTAGCGAAACTTCCCATAAGCTCTTCTTTTGGGTGATTTCAAGAATGTCTGCAAGGATTTGCATGCAGATGTAAACTGATTAGAAATAGAGAGGGGTGGGGGATTTTGAAGTGGTTTTCATTTTTGGAATTGTTAGTATTGAATTTAGCCCTGTACCCAAGATTTGCCCTTCTACTTAGTATCCTTTCCATTTTATCTTTTTGGCTGATTCTATCCATCAATAACCAAACATTTGGACCCCTACTGCGTCTAAAATGGCACGTTCAGATCATTAATTATCTACGACAACGAGAGTCTCAATCTTGTAGTTGTAGGCCATTCTTCCTATCCATTTTCCTTTGATTATTATCCGGGGTCATCCCTTGATGCTGTGTCCTAAATATCTCCTTCGATTTTGTATAAAAGAACCAAAagacccaaaaaagaaaatagacaaaagaaaaaacatctTAATCACATAGGCATGGCCGCCAGTCGACCAACAAAGTCTACTGGACCCGCGTGATGAATTGAGTAATTTCTTGACAACGATTAGCGAAGGAATGCTAAGCAGCTTGCGTCACAGCTGCTGTCGTGCTAAATACATCATGGAAAATAAGTGAACGTCTAGTGGCgttattttcctctttttttttttttggagaagacAAAATTTAGATCCCGGAAATGACGTTAAACTTCAGCATTAAGCTTGGTTAAGTTCATGGTGCCTCCTTGCACATAAACAACATACAGATGACAGCAGCAGCATTGAGTATGgcctgcaaatttttttttttttttttttaacagggGTATCCTTTCTGTGATGTCGCTCGAAGCCAACACCCCCAAAAAACGGACGCAAGTCTTAAACCAAAGAAACATAGGACAGATGGctatttgatttcttttttagtttatcTTTgagaaaattgtcaaaaattctTTCGAGGACAAACAAGTAAATGGGATTATCTTCATACGTGTAGATTATCAAGAACAAAACCACAAACAGGAgatatttacatatatttacTCCGGTTGCATTGCAGGATGGTGTCACAAGAATGGGAAGCTGCTACTCGTATACGAGTACATGCCCAAAGGCAGCTTGGACCAGCATCTCTTTGTTGGGCAGGACAAACCCACATTGAGCTGGAACCTTCGCTACAAGATCGTGTCTGGTGCGGCCTCAGCTCTGCACTATCTTCATAATGAATATGAGCAAAGGGTGGTGCATCGTGATCTCAAAGCCAGCAACATTATGCTCGACTTCAACTTCAACGCTCGACTAGGAGACTTTGGATTGGCGCGAGtccttgaaaatgaaaagacgTCTTATCACGAGGCTGAGGGCATTCCGGGCACGATTGGATATATTGCGCCTGAGTGTTTCCACACTGGGACGGCAACACAACAATCGGACGTTTATGCATTCGGGGCAGTCTTGTTGGAAGTAGTGTGCGGGCAGCGCCCGGGAACCAAGATTGCTGGTTGCAATGGTTTGGCAGAGTGGGTATGGTTCTTGCATCGCGATGGCCTCCTGCTCCGAGCTGTTGATGAGAAGCTAGGGGAAGACTATGTTGCCGAAGAAGCTGAGAGACTCTTGCTACTGGGGCTGGCTTGTTCACATCCTATAGCCAGTGAGAGGCCTAAAACACAAGCCATACTACAGATTATATCAGGATCGGTGCCACCACCGAATGTGCCACCTTTCAAGCCAGCATTTGTTTGGCCTGCAATGGTCCCGGTTGATATAGATTCTAGGACAACAACGGGCACTACGACGTCCATTACAAATTCCCACTTCAACTCAGAATGGAGTCAGCAGTACCTCAGCAGGGAGAGCTACGCAGGATACAGCGACCACTCCATGgtgtagtttctttttttttttttttttcctttcttgtaaAAAACGACTGCCAATGGAGGACCGTGCCTTCTTCTTCTGtgcttattattatttttttttccaatttgttTTGAGCCATCCTATATCTTTCTCCCCCCGTTTGGAGAGGAGATCTAAAGATTTCCAACCATTATCatcttttccctctttttttcttctatttGTTTTACTAAAGTGAGAAGTTGAGGAGGAGTTTGTACCGTACATTAGTTCCATGCTCAGCGAAACTTGTACTTAAATAGTTGTAAATGCTTTCAAGTTTCATCTATCAGCTTGTATACTAGCCTGGATCAGCAATTCATCTTTTAAATTGTTGGGAGTATTTTGTACCACATTTAATAGTCTTCATTCGGTGTAATCAATCAACAACTTTAATATCACATGACCCTATTACTAGCAATTTGAGGGAACATAAATTTACTAACAATTTGATTTCAAAAGGTTGATCGGCAATATGTAAGCATGTTACCGTCCCGTACAAGGTGCACCATAAATCAAATTTGCCGTAGAATATGCTACCAAAGAAGAGATCAAACTTTCTAGCTTTCACGCGACATTGAGGAATTGCCAGAAAGTCCTTGCGGGAATCAGTCTGTTTGTTTCGTTTGAAAAAAGGCAGGACCCTACAGCCAATCTTCCCAGGGGACCCAGGTTTAGTTGGGAATAAGAGACCACCTCCCGTGAATTCTTTTAGCTTTTAGATGGCTTTTCATCTGACTCGTGGGCTACtaacctttctttctttctttctttctttttcttcaggtTTACCTTTCTCTCTGGCCATCTCACTTCTGTAAGTTCCTTGAAAATACAAAGGTCTTGAACCTTTTACGAGAAAAAGCATATGATCGAAATGTTTACATGCTGAAAAACTGAACTGTTGTTAAGTAGATATATGGTGCAGACTCAACAAACTACTTACAAGATAAATGCTTTTGAACTGCTATACTAGATTGGTAAGCAAAAAATCTCTGCCTAAGCAGAACATAAGGGTAGCCGATCAGAGATAGAAAATGTGCAGGTCTTGAAAAGGAAAGTATTTCATACCAAACTTGATTGTCTTCATCCAGCGTGATGGAGAAGCGTTCTTCCCCAGCCTATTTAAAAACCAATTTAAAAGTATTAATTGTGAGTTTAAGAAACAAGCTACACAGAAAATGCAATAGCATAACAAAGTGATGTAGGCACGCAGCTTCATGCACCTTGAACTTCTGATTTACTTAGTTTGAGTACAGTAAATAGGTAGAAATGGATTTGACGTTTAAATTAGATGCATCCGTTCAGTGTCTTTGAACTTTAAGAACCCAGCGTCTTTATATGTTGGTTGTGTCCAGTCCAAGGTTAGTCAAACGATTAACATAGCAACTCTGAAGAAACTTTAAGCAAAGCTTGCTGAATTAGCTTTTGAAAAAGGACATAGATACAGCAGCCTAATCATAAAAGTATACAGCAACTGATGATGTGCTTGTTAAGTTTATGATCTTTTCTCAATGCACAACCACATCTTCAAACATACAACAGCTAAATAATTACTAGTAAACAGGAATAAACAGAATACACTAGTGCATTGGCAAATAAGACTGTCCCTGCAGAGATTTACTGTCAAGGAATTCTTCCCCTACCCAAAGATTCAGTATTGCCAGACATTCAGGAATCCTTCCCTTACCCAAATCAAATTCTGTCATCCATATCAaatacagattttttttttctgaaccATGTTTGAATAGTGGTTCTCTCAAGTTGAATCTCCCAAATTTTTTATTCTCCCAATTATCATACAAACAAGAAGAATGCCTATAAGCCTCAGCAGGTTATGGTGTCGTAGCAGACAAGAAGCCAATGCCTTCAATTACTCTCTTGCATCACCATTACATTGGCATATCAATCAGCTTTCCAGGTAAAGAGGGTAAACCAATCCACAATTAATCACTTATTCTCCATGACATAgcagcaaatgcaatatatGGCTATAATTCACACAACAGTCTGTATCGTTAAAACTAATCACACAACTAGGAAAGGACTAACCAGCAAATGTCCTTTAAGAGTACCACTTCCAAAACCAAAGGAGGCCACAGCATTTTTAGAATTTCTGTTGTCGTTAACATACACCACTTGCAAAGGCATCATAAGCCAAGGGAAGAATTCCTTCTCACAAACACAGAACCTCGAGCCTCTTTGAATCAGTGTCTTGCTAT
The genomic region above belongs to Coffea arabica cultivar ET-39 chromosome 7c, Coffea Arabica ET-39 HiFi, whole genome shotgun sequence and contains:
- the LOC113699130 gene encoding probable L-type lectin-domain containing receptor kinase S.5; translation: MGLFLTARISKVFIFLCCLLAISEADKLKTFSKQYGNTFNQTDSEYFMVEAPAMISNGALQVTPDSLSDDFSKANKSGRILLKQSFKLWNDGDDIPSNETRVASFNSSFLVNLYPANNSSGEGLTFLIAPGLDLPPPNSFGQFLGLTNATTDGNSSNKIVAVELDTFKQDFDPDNNHVGLDINGVRSNISASLTPHGITLVPPAPNASFHNVWVEYDGVKKIIEVYIAEQEKQNGSTPPHPSSPIIRSHLDLRGVLNQDSYFGFSASTGNTAELNCVLRWNLTIEYYHEENQWLRIVLGAGVPGLVLLLVGAAWLGYYFHKRRVERSKSNILGALKSLPGSPKEYEFKELKKATNSFDEKHKLGQGGYGVVYKGFLTSENLEIAVKWFLRDNIKGQDDFLAELTIINRLRHKHLVKLLGWCHKNGKLLLVYEYMPKGSLDQHLFVGQDKPTLSWNLRYKIVSGAASALHYLHNEYEQRVVHRDLKASNIMLDFNFNARLGDFGLARVLENEKTSYHEAEGIPGTIGYIAPECFHTGTATQQSDVYAFGAVLLEVVCGQRPGTKIAGCNGLAEWVWFLHRDGLLLRAVDEKLGEDYVAEEAERLLLLGLACSHPIASERPKTQAILQIISGSVPPPNVPPFKPAFVWPAMVPVDIDSRTTTGTTTSITNSHFNSEWSQQYLSRESYAGYSDHSMV
- the LOC113699131 gene encoding UPF0548 protein At2g17695-like; translated protein: MIFLSWARPSPEDQKACINKSGTFNYEAKYRGKTAEPASSVQRDSELRKNGFSVNHARTLVGSGFDAFEKGIVALQSWRHFGLDWAFVDSKTLIQRGSRFCVCEKEFFPWLMMPLQVVYVNDNRNSKNAVASFGFGSGTLKGHLLAGEERFSITLDEDNQVWYEILSFSRPAHFLSLIGYPYVLLRQRFFAYQSSIAVQKHLSCK